Proteins from one Oncorhynchus masou masou isolate Uvic2021 chromosome 12, UVic_Omas_1.1, whole genome shotgun sequence genomic window:
- the LOC135549853 gene encoding tropomyosin alpha-3 chain isoform X5, whose amino-acid sequence MSGNNSIDAVKRKIKVLQQQADEAEERAELLQRQVEVEKTSREQAEAEVASLNRRIQLVEEELDRAQERLATALQKLEEAEKAADESERGMKVIENRALKDEEKMELQEIQLKEAKHIAEEADRKYEEVARKLLIIEGDHERTEERAELAEAKARALEEELRGFDQSLKSLQASEDQYSQKEDKYEEEIKILTDKLKEAETRAEFAERSVAKLEKTIDDLEDELYAQKLKYKAISEELDHALNDMTSI is encoded by the exons ATGTCTGGAAACAACAGTATCGACGCAGTTAAGCGAAAGATCAAAGTTTTACAGCAACAGGCAGATGAAGCCGAAGAACGAGCTGAACTTCTTCAGAGACAGGTCGAGGTGGAGAAAACATCAAGAGAACAG GCTGAGGCTGAAGTTGCTTCCCTGAACAGGCGTATCCAGCTGGTTGAGGAGGAGTTGGACAGGGCCCAGGAGAGACTGGCGACCGCTCTGCagaaactggaggaggcagaaaAGGCTGCAGATGAAAGTGAGAG GGGCATGAAGGTGATTGAGAACAGGGCCCTGAAGGATGAAGAGAAGATGGAGCTACAGGAGATCCAGCTGAAAGAGGCCAAGCACATTGCTGAGGAGGCTGACCGCAAGTATGAGGAG GTGGCTCGTAAGCTGCTGATCATCGAGGGGGATCACGAGCGCacggaggagagggcagagcttGCTGAGGC CAAAGCCAGGgccctggaggaggagctgagGGGTTTTGACCAATCGCTGAAGTCCCTGCAGGCCTCTGAAGACCAG TACTCCCAGAAGGAGGACAAGTATGAGGAAGAGATCAAGATCCTGACTGACAAGCTCAAAGAG GCTGAGACTCGTGCTGAGTTTGCTGAGAGGTCTGTGGCCAAGCTGGAAAAGACCATCGATGATCTGGAAG ATGAGCTATATGCACAGAAACTCAAGTACAAGGCCATTAGTGAGGAGTTGGACCATGCCCTCAATGACATGACATCCAT
- the LOC135549853 gene encoding tropomyosin alpha-3 chain isoform X7 yields the protein MSGNNSIDAVKRKIKVLQQQADEAEERAELLQRQVEVEKTSREQAEAEVASLNRRIQLVEEELDRAQERLATALQKLEEAEKAADESERGMKVIENRALKDEEKMELQEIQLKEAKHIAEEADRKYEEVARKLLIIEGDHERTEERAELAEAKCAELEEELKNVTNNLKSLEAQAEKYSQKEDKYEEEIKILTDKLKEAETRAEFAERSVAKLEKTIDDLEDELYAQKLKYKAISEELDHALNDMTSI from the exons ATGTCTGGAAACAACAGTATCGACGCAGTTAAGCGAAAGATCAAAGTTTTACAGCAACAGGCAGATGAAGCCGAAGAACGAGCTGAACTTCTTCAGAGACAGGTCGAGGTGGAGAAAACATCAAGAGAACAG GCTGAGGCTGAAGTTGCTTCCCTGAACAGGCGTATCCAGCTGGTTGAGGAGGAGTTGGACAGGGCCCAGGAGAGACTGGCGACCGCTCTGCagaaactggaggaggcagaaaAGGCTGCAGATGAAAGTGAGAG GGGCATGAAGGTGATTGAGAACAGGGCCCTGAAGGATGAAGAGAAGATGGAGCTACAGGAGATCCAGCTGAAAGAGGCCAAGCACATTGCTGAGGAGGCTGACCGCAAGTATGAGGAG GTGGCTCGTAAGCTGCTGATCATCGAGGGGGATCACGAGCGCacggaggagagggcagagcttGCTGAGGC TAAATGtgctgaactggaggaggagctgaAAAACGTCACCAATAACCTTAAGTCCCTGGAGGCCCAGGCAGAGAAG TACTCCCAGAAGGAGGACAAGTATGAGGAAGAGATCAAGATCCTGACTGACAAGCTCAAAGAG GCTGAGACTCGTGCTGAGTTTGCTGAGAGGTCTGTGGCCAAGCTGGAAAAGACCATCGATGATCTGGAAG ATGAGCTATATGCACAGAAACTCAAGTACAAGGCCATTAGTGAGGAGTTGGACCATGCCCTCAATGACATGACATCCAT